One genomic window of Conger conger chromosome 7, fConCon1.1, whole genome shotgun sequence includes the following:
- the LOC133132833 gene encoding multidrug and toxin extrusion protein 1-like, translating into MSLKMDDIKTKTIETNGEINCDKSSVSKSTSDSRIACGACLRLWRSWLPIGYKEEIVEVVKLAGPVVISQLMIYLISFISAVFCGHLGKVELAGVSLAIAVINVTGISIGAGLASACDTLISQTFGSNNLKRVGIILQRGILILLLACFPCWAILINTEAILLAVRQDPAVAKLSQLYVKIFMPALPAAFMYQLQGRYLQNQGIIWPQVFTGIAGNIVNVLANYILLYVLDLGVAGSAASNAIAQFSLAVFLFAYIVWRGLHMKTWGGWSVQCLQEWDTFINLAIPSMLMLCLEWWTYEIGSFLAGLIGEVELGAQSIAYQMGSISYMFPLGFSVAASVRVGNALGAGKTAQAQLSGKVAVVCAAIVSCFVALTIGNLKNVIGYIFTNDTEIVARVKDVMVLYASFHLFDCMAGVTGGIVRGAGKQAIGAVCNLVGYYFIGLPIGASLMFAAHLGIIGLWVGFLFCAFMQALFFIIFLVKLNWKKTTQEALIRAGAQPSADAEESAAEQGPALDKLGSSQALTLEGQECEGFSSGSSRDLERLSGDGGEAEDGDQQARSAAGQVLSIRQLVLRRLLVTFGMLLLLAAGITCSILLPPLLK; encoded by the exons ATGTCTTTGAAAATGGATGacataaaaactaaaacaatcgAGACAAATGGCGAGATAAACTGTGATAAAAGTTCTGTCTCGAAATCCACGTCAGATTCAAGGATAGCTTGTGGTGCGTGTCTTAGACTTTGGCGCAGCTGGTTACCCATCGGATACAAAGAAGAAATCGTGGAAGTTGTGAAATTAGCAGGACCTGTG GTCATCTCACAGCTCATGATCTACCTGAtcagcttcatcagtgctgtgtTCTGTGGACATTTGGGAAAGGTAGAACTGGCAGGAGTGTCTCTAGCCATAGCT GTGATAAATGTTACTGGGATATCTATTGGAGCTGGTTTAGCATCTGCTTGTGACACACTGATATCTCAG ACGTTTGGGAGCAATAACCTGAAGAGAGTCGGGATCATTCTACAGAGAGGGATTCTCATTCTGCTGTTAGCATGTTTCCCATGCTGGGCCATCCTCATAAACACAGAGGCCATCCTTCTGGCTGTACGGCAGGATCCAGCGGTGGCCAA GCTCTCGCAGCTTTATGTGAAGATATTTATGCCTGCACTTCCA GCAGCATTCATGTATCAGCTACAGGGGAGATATCTGCAGAATCAG GGTATCATTTGGCCCCAGGTCTTCACGGGAATAGCAGGCAATATTGTGAACGTACTGGCCAACTACATACTACTGTATGTGCTGGACCTGGGAGTGGC CGGGTCAGCAGCTTCCAATGCCATCGCCCAGTTCTCCTTGGCTGTGTTCCTGTTTGCCTACATCGTCTGGAGGGGCTTGCATATGAAGACCTGGGGAG GTTGGTCTgttcagtgtctgcaggaatgGGACACCTTCATCAATCTCGCCATTCCCAGCATGCTTATGCTCTGTCTGGAGTGGTGGACCTACGAAATTGGAAGTTTCCTGGCAG GACTGATCGGTGAAGTTGAGCTGGGAGCACAATCTATAGCATACCAGATGGGCTCCATTTCATACATG ttccctctagggttttctgTAGCTGCCAGTGTCCGTGTGGGCAATGCACTGGGTGCTGGGAAGACCGCTCAGGCCCAGCTGTCCGGCAAGGTGGCTGTAGTCTGTGCTG CAATAGTCTCATGTTTTGTGGCTTTAACCATCGGGAATCTGAAGAATGTGATCGGctatattttcacaaatgacAC GGAAATTGTGGCCAGGGTAAAGGATGTCATGGTGTTGTATGCCTCCTTCCATCTCTTTGACTGCATGGCG GGCGTAACGGGAGGAATCGTGAGGGGGGCTGGGAAGCAGGCGATTGGGGCAGTTTGTAACCTGGTGGGGTACTACTTTATAGGCCTTCCCATCGGAGCATCCTTGATGTTTGCTGCACATTTGGGGATCATAG GGTTGTGGGTAGGCTTCTTGTTTTGTGCCTTTATGCAGGCTCTGTTCTTCATCATATTCCTGGTAAAACTCAACTGGAAGAAAACCACTCAGGAG GCGTTGATTCGGGCTGGAGCGCAGCCCTCTGCCGATGCAGAGGAGAGTGCAGCAGAGCAGGGCCCTGCCCTGGATAAACTGGGCTCCTCCCAGG CCCTAACTCTGGAGGGCCAGGAGTGTGAGGGCTTCTCTTCAGGCAGCAGCAGGGACCTGGAGAGGCTCAGCGGGGACGGAGGGGAGGCTGAGGATGGGGATCAGCAGGCCCGCAGCGCAGCAGGTCAGGTGCTGTCTATCAGGCAGCTGGTTCTGCGGCGGCTGCTGGTCACCTTCGGAATGCTGCTCCTATTGGCTGCGGGAATCACTTGCAGCATCTTGCTCCCACCCCTTCTCAAGTAA